In Bacteroidota bacterium, a single window of DNA contains:
- a CDS encoding sodium:solute symporter gives MNSIDYLVIVSYIVGLLLLGRLFRENKDSEDYFLGGKSFGWFPLSISTIATQLSAISFISAPAFVGLKQGGGMMWLTYEFAVPLAMLFLLVFLIPPMYKAGIVSVYAYLERRFSTSTRVLLSGVFQISRAFATSVMVYTVALILASVMDIPMWQTILIIGVVTLIYSYQGGMKAVVYGDMIQMMILLVGIVICLVAGIHYIGGWGDFLANIDTDRLTAVDFGSMGLEEGDEFGFWPMLIGGFFLYTSYYGTDQSQVQRLFSAQDLGTVKKTLLFNGLLRFPITFVYCLMGLVIGTLAVTQTGFMESIPADKPDLMIPIFIRDFLPHGVIGILMVAIFSAAMSSVSSGINSLSAASIEDFFNRDKKLSDEQYMRYSKYAVLFWGVVCIVLAFFTGDIAKTVIEAINKVGSVFYGPILATFIAAIALKRVHALGANIGLIAGVLVNVYLWLFVPQVFWFWWNAVGAVVTLVIGLGVSMVVGKRDELTEDNLLERSWDIDWGKAAILLLFFAFIVILSVNVPNIFG, from the coding sequence ATGAACAGTATAGACTATCTCGTAATTGTCAGTTATATCGTTGGATTGTTATTGCTGGGGCGGCTATTTCGCGAAAACAAAGATAGCGAAGATTATTTCCTTGGCGGCAAGTCTTTTGGCTGGTTTCCACTGTCGATCAGTACGATTGCAACGCAGTTGTCAGCCATCAGCTTTATTTCGGCGCCGGCGTTTGTGGGTTTGAAGCAAGGGGGCGGGATGATGTGGCTAACGTATGAGTTTGCTGTACCGTTGGCAATGCTGTTTTTGCTTGTGTTTTTGATTCCTCCGATGTACAAAGCCGGCATCGTGAGCGTGTATGCGTATCTCGAACGACGTTTCAGTACTTCTACACGCGTTTTGTTGAGTGGTGTGTTTCAGATTAGCAGAGCTTTTGCTACCAGTGTGATGGTGTACACTGTTGCCCTGATCCTTGCCAGCGTGATGGATATTCCGATGTGGCAAACGATTCTCATTATTGGCGTGGTAACCCTGATCTATTCCTATCAGGGTGGCATGAAGGCTGTCGTTTATGGCGACATGATCCAGATGATGATTTTGCTCGTCGGCATAGTGATATGCCTGGTTGCCGGCATTCACTACATTGGCGGTTGGGGCGATTTCCTCGCGAACATCGATACGGACCGACTCACAGCAGTCGATTTTGGCTCGATGGGGCTAGAGGAAGGCGACGAGTTTGGCTTCTGGCCGATGCTTATTGGCGGCTTCTTTCTCTATACCTCATACTACGGAACGGACCAAAGCCAGGTACAGCGGCTCTTCTCTGCGCAGGATCTGGGTACGGTGAAGAAAACTTTGCTGTTTAATGGTTTATTACGTTTTCCCATCACGTTTGTGTATTGCCTGATGGGACTTGTGATTGGCACGCTTGCTGTCACGCAAACGGGGTTCATGGAAAGCATTCCGGCTGACAAGCCCGACCTCATGATCCCTATCTTTATTCGCGACTTCCTCCCGCATGGCGTGATCGGGATACTCATGGTAGCAATTTTCTCGGCTGCCATGTCTTCGGTGAGTTCGGGAATTAATTCACTGAGCGCAGCGAGTATAGAAGACTTCTTTAACCGGGATAAAAAACTGTCGGATGAGCAGTATATGCGCTACTCCAAGTACGCAGTACTTTTCTGGGGCGTCGTGTGCATTGTATTGGCATTCTTCACCGGCGACATCGCAAAGACAGTTATCGAGGCCATCAACAAAGTTGGCTCTGTGTTTTATGGTCCGATTCTGGCCACCTTTATTGCAGCCATTGCGCTCAAGCGTGTGCATGCACTAGGTGCAAATATCGGGTTAATTGCCGGCGTGCTTGTAAATGTTTATCTCTGGCTGTTTGTCCCACAGGTATTTTGGTTCTGGTGGAATGCTGTTGGTGCTGTGGTGACCCTGGTAATTGGCCTTGGGGTAAGTATGGTGGTCGGCAAACGCGATGAACTGACTGAAGACAATTTGTTGGAACGCTCATGGGATATTGACTGGGGCAAGGCTGCCATATTGCTGCTTTTCTTTGCCTTTATCGTAATCCTCAGTGTAAACGTCCCCAACATCTTCGGGTAA
- a CDS encoding GNAT family protein, translating to MFNFDFSADYVLEDSRVRLLPLLVEHAEALLSAADHEAVWYHLLENGRDVQQLTAYIAAAVEERSAGKAYAFAVFDKAANLFAGTTRFYEINPELQTIKLGHTWYGRSFWGSGLNKHCKYLLFDFAFEAVGAWRVGFGVSAENIRSLHAMRSVGCTEEGRLREYLWSVTGTGRTDVVHLSMLRSEWRNGGKAALRQKLNT from the coding sequence ATGTTCAACTTTGATTTTTCAGCGGATTACGTGCTTGAAGACAGTCGTGTCCGGCTTTTACCGCTTCTGGTTGAGCATGCGGAAGCGCTTTTATCTGCTGCCGACCACGAAGCCGTTTGGTACCATCTGCTCGAAAACGGACGAGATGTACAACAACTTACCGCATACATAGCTGCGGCTGTTGAGGAGCGATCCGCCGGCAAAGCCTATGCTTTTGCAGTATTTGACAAAGCCGCAAACCTGTTTGCCGGCACCACCCGTTTTTATGAAATCAACCCGGAACTGCAGACGATTAAGCTTGGCCACACCTGGTATGGTCGTTCTTTTTGGGGATCTGGGCTGAATAAACACTGCAAGTATCTTCTCTTTGATTTTGCCTTCGAAGCCGTTGGCGCCTGGCGTGTTGGGTTTGGTGTAAGTGCGGAGAATATACGCAGCCTGCATGCCATGCGCAGTGTGGGCTGCACAGAAGAAGGACGCTTGCGAGAATACCTGTGGAGTGTGACAGGGACTGGTCGGACCGACGTGGTCCACCTTAGCATGCTGCGGTCTGAATGGCGGAATGGCGGAAAAGCAGCACTCAGACAGAAACTAAATACGTGA
- a CDS encoding trehalase family glycosidase produces the protein MQLENLVDEARRILSLNWRDGFTIPTGRLYPFQWNWDSGFVSIGHSHFALDHAIQELASLFSGQWENGMLPHIIFHSENEKTYFPNYDFWECDVNDGAPDKPKSSGITQPAVHGFVLEDLLKKYPDDETLIAFVREIFPRMVKSHRFLYTYRDPLREGLMFIFHPWESGRDNSPLWDNSLARIEIDKAALPQYERRDTSIAPSDERPTSYQYDRYVYLLQMGKAHCYDKAGIFEESPFLVQDTLMNAVLIKSNESLIRIGERFGFDVGELKEWQQQSLRAYVEKLWHPALQTFTPFDLRGGQAIAHKEIGGLSALYAEIPTGDQAAALNTYLQSLHQRGYYICPSFDVDSPLFDSKRYWRGPVWSQMNWMIYHGLRRYGFDHTASIVRADLLELVQKLGFYEYFESDKSTAAGLASGYGGGDFSWTAACTLDLLKEDGS, from the coding sequence ATGCAGTTAGAGAATCTGGTTGATGAGGCCCGGCGCATTCTTTCGCTGAACTGGAGGGACGGATTTACCATTCCAACAGGTCGGCTGTATCCTTTTCAATGGAACTGGGATTCAGGGTTTGTGAGCATCGGGCATAGCCACTTTGCACTGGATCACGCCATTCAGGAGCTGGCTTCGCTGTTTTCCGGGCAATGGGAAAATGGTATGTTGCCCCACATCATTTTTCATAGCGAGAACGAAAAAACGTACTTCCCGAATTATGATTTTTGGGAGTGCGATGTAAACGACGGAGCACCAGATAAGCCAAAGTCGTCTGGAATTACCCAGCCGGCTGTTCATGGCTTTGTGCTGGAGGATCTACTCAAGAAATATCCTGATGATGAAACTCTCATCGCGTTTGTTCGGGAGATTTTCCCTCGGATGGTGAAAAGTCATCGCTTCCTCTACACCTATCGCGATCCTTTGCGAGAAGGGTTGATGTTCATCTTCCATCCCTGGGAGTCTGGTCGGGATAATTCGCCGCTGTGGGACAACTCGCTCGCCCGCATCGAAATTGACAAAGCTGCTTTGCCACAGTATGAGCGTCGCGACACCTCTATTGCACCGTCCGACGAGCGGCCGACGTCATATCAGTATGATCGATATGTCTACTTGCTGCAGATGGGTAAAGCCCACTGCTATGACAAAGCGGGTATTTTTGAGGAGAGTCCGTTTTTGGTTCAGGATACGCTGATGAACGCGGTACTCATCAAGTCAAATGAAAGCCTGATTCGAATTGGTGAACGTTTTGGTTTTGATGTAGGTGAACTAAAAGAATGGCAGCAGCAATCTTTGCGTGCGTACGTGGAAAAGCTGTGGCATCCTGCATTGCAAACCTTTACACCTTTTGATTTACGGGGTGGACAGGCTATTGCGCACAAAGAAATTGGTGGCCTTTCTGCACTCTATGCCGAAATTCCCACTGGAGATCAGGCCGCTGCGCTAAATACCTACCTGCAAAGCCTGCACCAACGCGGCTATTACATTTGTCCGAGTTTTGATGTCGACAGCCCATTGTTTGATTCCAAACGTTACTGGCGAGGACCTGTGTGGTCGCAGATGAACTGGATGATTTACCACGGACTGAGACGTTACGGATTTGATCATACAGCAAGCATTGTGCGGGCAGACTTGTTAGAGTTGGTACAAAAACTCGGATTTTACGAATACTTTGAATCAGATAAATCCACCGCAGCCGGCCTCGCTAGCGGGTATGGGGGCGGTGACTTTTCCTGGACAGCCGCTTGTACGTTGGACCTCCTGAAAGAAGACGGATCTTAG
- a CDS encoding carboxypeptidase-like regulatory domain-containing protein, producing MIRSSLQGIRYLFCATLLCFAVGNVSAQGTLSGTVTGSDGDLLIGVNIVVQGQAIGTTTDLDGTYSLQVPAGNQTIIYSYTGYTTYQMSIAVESGTSYTQDVVLNVDNLLLDEIVVTGSFSGRTQKESPMSITLLNAARLQQLSSNSQADILRTIPGITAEGGGGEVASNVFVRGMPSGGQYQFTPLQVDGLPVLSTFGLNSSAHDVYFRNDIGLRNLEFVRGGSSTLFGAGSVAGIINYTSTTGSFEHENKVQLEWAEGGRVKTDFLAAGPLNDNLFYAVSGFYRYDDGPLDTGLPTRGYQVRANVKKLFNDAKSSITVYGQVIDDNVQFYLPYPLANDNGQRERPTGNDGETVYTTLTGQAKDFSFDTPFGRFESPIGNGVMTQGGYLMVDLKHSFGNDWRLSAKAKAARYDHWFNLFLDGDGVHNVPETQASFLTDRELPANASFTYADDGSTLAANDLLFQNRILDRQRPMEEMVSEIQVTKSIDNHNFSFGTFLANTRAEDNNWILNFLGDFRNAPRMVNVAYTDEDGNDVNFSTGGFISGAQTSNRYHESRKVAFFVGDEIKGEQFNLDIGLRWERASGIISRETGVGSNTFQKGEVSTSDLAVAIAGLYKLSTSTNLYANFSRGYFFPELRSVSFPRPGVPQSYEPESVVQGELGVKYAQRNFSGTAALFFVALGDRRSVDFINDPNNPSSIIEEVRVQSTQTIGLEATANYALGNGVNVYGNFTFQDHEFTEVEGNPDLEGNELRRQPNVMGLAGFSYENDGFDVNLSSNFLGSKFANDANTVELDGFNIVRLDAGYSFPLGDKEALRVGLSVFNLFDADGVTEGSPRQGDAQTGLSEFFVGRPILPRRVFLRAAFSF from the coding sequence ATGATTCGATCCTCCTTGCAAGGTATTCGGTACTTGTTCTGCGCCACGCTGCTGTGTTTTGCAGTTGGCAACGTAAGTGCACAGGGCACGCTTTCAGGCACAGTTACGGGCAGTGACGGAGATTTGCTCATCGGGGTAAACATTGTAGTACAGGGCCAGGCGATTGGCACCACTACTGATCTCGACGGGACGTACAGCCTCCAGGTGCCGGCTGGCAATCAAACCATCATCTATTCTTATACAGGATACACAACCTATCAAATGAGCATTGCTGTCGAAAGCGGCACGAGCTACACACAGGATGTGGTACTGAATGTAGACAACCTGTTACTCGATGAGATCGTCGTTACGGGGTCCTTCAGTGGACGTACACAGAAAGAATCGCCGATGTCGATCACATTGCTTAATGCGGCACGCCTGCAGCAACTGAGCAGCAACTCTCAGGCAGATATTCTCCGTACCATTCCGGGCATTACAGCTGAAGGTGGTGGTGGCGAAGTTGCATCGAATGTGTTTGTGCGTGGTATGCCCTCTGGCGGTCAGTATCAGTTTACGCCACTCCAGGTTGATGGGCTGCCTGTGCTGAGCACGTTTGGGCTTAACTCCTCAGCTCACGACGTTTACTTCCGCAATGATATAGGCTTGCGTAATCTGGAATTTGTGCGCGGTGGTTCTTCTACGCTGTTTGGCGCTGGTAGTGTAGCCGGCATTATTAACTATACCAGTACTACCGGGTCTTTTGAGCACGAAAACAAGGTGCAGTTGGAATGGGCTGAAGGCGGTCGTGTTAAAACAGACTTTCTGGCTGCCGGCCCGTTGAATGACAACCTGTTTTACGCGGTGTCAGGCTTTTATCGCTACGACGACGGTCCGCTTGATACCGGCCTTCCTACCAGAGGATATCAGGTACGTGCAAACGTGAAAAAACTGTTTAACGACGCCAAGAGCTCAATCACGGTTTATGGGCAGGTCATCGATGATAACGTACAGTTTTATCTCCCATACCCGCTGGCAAACGACAATGGGCAGCGCGAGCGGCCTACAGGCAACGATGGGGAAACGGTGTACACAACCCTTACCGGGCAGGCAAAAGACTTCTCTTTTGACACGCCATTTGGCCGCTTTGAATCGCCAATTGGAAATGGTGTTATGACGCAGGGTGGCTACTTGATGGTAGACCTGAAACATTCATTTGGCAACGACTGGCGTTTGTCTGCCAAAGCAAAGGCAGCGCGGTACGACCACTGGTTCAACTTATTCCTCGATGGCGACGGCGTGCACAACGTACCCGAAACACAGGCCTCTTTCCTGACGGACCGCGAATTGCCGGCCAATGCGTCATTCACCTATGCGGATGACGGCTCTACCCTGGCTGCAAACGACCTGCTCTTCCAGAACAGGATTCTCGACCGCCAGCGGCCCATGGAAGAAATGGTCAGCGAAATCCAGGTTACAAAGTCGATTGACAACCACAACTTCAGCTTTGGTACTTTTCTCGCAAATACCCGTGCTGAAGACAACAACTGGATCCTGAACTTCCTCGGCGATTTCAGAAACGCACCCCGTATGGTCAATGTCGCATACACTGACGAAGATGGCAACGACGTCAACTTTTCAACCGGTGGATTCATTTCTGGTGCGCAAACCTCTAACCGTTACCATGAAAGTCGCAAAGTTGCATTCTTTGTAGGTGATGAGATTAAAGGAGAGCAATTCAATTTGGATATTGGATTACGCTGGGAGCGTGCTTCAGGCATTATCAGCCGGGAAACGGGTGTAGGCAGCAACACTTTCCAGAAGGGTGAAGTGTCTACAAGTGACCTGGCGGTTGCCATTGCCGGCTTGTACAAGCTGAGCACCTCAACGAACCTCTACGCCAACTTCTCGCGAGGCTACTTCTTCCCTGAGCTCCGTTCGGTTTCTTTCCCAAGACCAGGTGTACCCCAGAGTTATGAGCCCGAGTCCGTTGTTCAAGGCGAACTTGGTGTCAAGTATGCCCAGCGTAACTTCTCCGGGACAGCCGCCCTCTTCTTTGTGGCGCTTGGCGACAGAAGGAGCGTAGACTTTATCAATGACCCCAACAACCCGTCGAGCATTATTGAAGAGGTCAGGGTGCAGAGTACGCAGACGATTGGGTTGGAGGCAACGGCTAACTATGCGCTCGGAAACGGGGTGAACGTATATGGTAACTTCACTTTCCAGGATCACGAGTTCACAGAAGTTGAAGGAAATCCGGACCTGGAAGGCAATGAGTTGCGTCGTCAGCCCAATGTCATGGGCCTTGCCGGCTTTAGCTACGAGAATGACGGATTTGATGTCAATCTGTCCAGCAATTTCCTCGGTAGCAAGTTTGCAAACGATGCCAACACCGTAGAGTTGGATGGATTCAATATCGTCCGTTTGGATGCGGGATACAGCTTTCCGCTGGGCGATAAAGAAGCATTACGCGTTGGCCTGTCTGTTTTCAACTTGTTTGATGCAGATGGTGTTACAGAAGGTTCACCGCGTCAGGGTGATGCGCAGACCGGATTGAGCGAGTTTTTTGTAGGCCGACCTATTCTGCCGCGCCGTGTGTTCCTCAGGGCTGCTTTCTCGTTCTAG
- a CDS encoding AraC family transcriptional regulator — translation MKPEYEKILESPERSFMTRVVRRPSRPLLSQAWHYHPEIEICYTLKSYGRRFVGNQISDYQEKDLVIFGTNLPHGFTTDVPCHQIVIQMTRDFLGEAFINRPELHTIKNLFAFSRRGLAFQDSTKKRSRKLIRKLIKTEGFTQLLYLLELLNVMADADDVEAICSEEYALDFNEAQLGRVKIVYDHIMENFREEVRIKEIADKLNISEAAFYKFIKKHTKKTYTQLINEFRTHYASKLLMTTDKTISQICFESGYNNLSYFNRKFKEIMHETPHSFRSHYLRRPA, via the coding sequence ATGAAACCGGAATACGAAAAGATACTCGAGTCGCCCGAGCGGTCTTTTATGACGCGGGTTGTTCGCCGGCCGAGCCGGCCGCTACTCAGCCAGGCATGGCACTATCATCCTGAAATAGAAATCTGCTATACCCTCAAAAGTTATGGCCGCAGATTTGTCGGAAACCAGATATCAGACTACCAGGAAAAGGACCTCGTCATTTTCGGCACCAACCTCCCACACGGCTTCACCACAGACGTACCTTGCCACCAAATTGTCATCCAGATGACGCGTGATTTTTTGGGTGAGGCATTCATCAACAGGCCCGAACTTCACACCATTAAAAACCTCTTTGCTTTTTCACGGCGGGGCCTTGCCTTCCAGGACAGTACAAAAAAGCGCTCCCGAAAGCTGATCAGAAAATTGATCAAAACAGAGGGCTTCACCCAATTACTTTATTTACTGGAATTGCTAAACGTGATGGCAGACGCTGATGATGTGGAAGCGATCTGCTCTGAAGAGTATGCGCTAGACTTTAACGAGGCCCAATTGGGGCGGGTCAAAATTGTCTACGATCACATTATGGAGAATTTCCGAGAAGAGGTTCGGATCAAAGAAATCGCGGACAAACTTAACATTTCGGAAGCCGCTTTTTATAAGTTCATCAAGAAACACACGAAGAAAACATACACCCAGCTCATCAACGAATTTCGGACCCACTACGCGAGCAAATTGCTCATGACAACCGACAAAACGATCTCTCAAATTTGTTTTGAAAGTGGATACAACAATTTATCCTATTTCAACCGCAAGTTTAAAGAGATTATGCACGAGACCCCGCACAGCTTCCGAAGCCACTATTTACGCCGACCTGCTTAA
- a CDS encoding lipocalin-like domain-containing protein, whose product MNKVLFTIVLLFFGLVGGVLLLGSEPAPLGASVGIGQAMAGDTTGYVRALGPMPIQFPADHGAHPGYKLEWWYYTGNLQTQEGRRFGYQFTIFRNALAPPDSGEAEDGSAWRTKQLYFAHFALSDIDNQKFYAFERFSRGAAGLAGATPAPFRVWLDDWEATQIGDEMPPMRVRAAEDGVAIDFTMDLVKPIVLQGDAGYSVKGTGYGNASYYYSMTRMDTRGTVAINGTEHAVEGLSWMDREWSTSLLRADQVGWDWFSFHLGDGRDVMYFNVRNTTADVAPYAHGVVVGPTGDKRLLEPDNVTLTVLDTWESKHGGVYPSQWRLQIPAEGLDLEITPFMNDQELDLAVRYWEGAVRVEGTAGGDPIDGSGYVELTGYDRNALQFTDGI is encoded by the coding sequence ATGAACAAAGTACTCTTCACTATTGTCCTGCTCTTTTTTGGACTGGTGGGCGGCGTGTTGCTGCTGGGCTCGGAGCCAGCTCCCCTGGGTGCTTCTGTAGGCATCGGGCAGGCAATGGCGGGAGACACCACGGGCTATGTACGCGCATTGGGGCCCATGCCAATTCAGTTTCCCGCTGATCATGGGGCACATCCTGGCTATAAGTTGGAATGGTGGTATTACACCGGAAATTTGCAAACACAGGAAGGCCGGCGCTTTGGATATCAGTTTACCATTTTTCGCAATGCGCTAGCTCCACCAGATTCGGGTGAGGCTGAAGATGGATCTGCCTGGCGTACGAAGCAGCTTTATTTTGCGCATTTTGCGCTGAGCGACATCGATAATCAAAAGTTCTACGCGTTCGAACGATTCAGCCGCGGTGCAGCCGGACTTGCCGGCGCAACACCCGCTCCTTTTCGCGTGTGGCTTGACGATTGGGAAGCCACACAAATTGGCGACGAGATGCCGCCGATGCGGGTGCGAGCCGCTGAAGATGGGGTAGCAATCGATTTTACAATGGATCTTGTCAAACCGATTGTGCTGCAGGGTGATGCCGGCTACAGCGTGAAAGGGACCGGGTACGGCAACGCATCTTACTACTACTCGATGACCCGGATGGATACACGAGGCACGGTTGCCATCAACGGTACCGAGCATGCTGTAGAAGGATTAAGCTGGATGGATAGAGAGTGGAGCACCAGCCTTTTAAGGGCTGATCAGGTTGGTTGGGACTGGTTTTCTTTTCACCTTGGCGACGGACGCGATGTTATGTACTTCAATGTGCGCAACACAACAGCAGACGTTGCGCCTTATGCACACGGCGTAGTAGTGGGCCCAACAGGAGACAAGCGGTTGCTGGAGCCAGATAATGTAACGTTGACTGTGCTCGATACCTGGGAGAGCAAACATGGAGGCGTTTACCCCTCACAATGGCGCCTCCAAATCCCGGCGGAAGGACTGGATCTGGAAATCACACCTTTCATGAATGATCAGGAGCTAGATTTGGCCGTCCGATACTGGGAAGGTGCTGTGCGTGTGGAAGGCACAGCCGGCGGCGATCCGATTGACGGCAGCGGGTACGTAGAACTCACCGGCTACGACCGCAATGCGTTGCAGTTTACCGATGGGATTTAA
- a CDS encoding FtsX-like permease family protein, which yields MSSRNLLSKSSIRYMGRHPWLIGLSVLGVALGVALVVSIDLANESARRAFSLSSERVTGKATHQIVASTGNLDEQVYRDIRIGLGVREAAPVVEGFVRVSKEPTRTLQILGVDALAEAPFRAYTNQDAGVDLSLFMAKPNTCLIAEETARAFAVEVGDTLSVIAGGQTAVLTLAGVLQAEDERSAQAMADLMIVDIATAQDLFRMQGELSHVDLLLADTDAGVIEQTRIEEALPGGVQLMRSAARSSTVAQMTRAFELNLTALSMLSIIVGMFLVYNTMTFSVVQRRWLIGRMRTLGVTRNEIFRLILGEAVLIAIIGTVLGLLLGIVLGQSLVQLVTQTINDLYYVLSVRDIALGPMTLLKGVALGVGATLFAALAPAREATASTPGTVLRRSLEETTFKNQMPRFAIAGLILGLAGTLLLMAPGRNIAVSYGALFLVLVGYALLIPIMVDRMSAWVRPVMAYVFGMTGRMAASGIRTSLSRTSVAVAALMVAIAATIGVGVMVSSFRQTVTVWLDQSLQADIYVSPPSLVMRRVDATLDDGLVERFKAADVIAEASTGFQTKANTDVGIIDLVSFDLAPPSLTSFTFKEGDASTIWPAFTNAGAIIISEPLSYRYNLHEGDVLTLDTDAGKKPFEIAGVYFDYGSDLGTALLDRTAFEQNFGQAAVSTMALYLKDGVEPATAIAELRKLVDENQEVLIRANQTLRALSMDVFDRTFTITNVLRLLAIGVAFIGILSALMALQLERAKELAVLRATGVTPRQVWRYITLQSGLMGLFAGLLALPLGLILAGVLIFVINKRSFGWTMQVQVSPEVLLQALVLALIAALLAAIYPAWRMAQANPAMALREE from the coding sequence TTGAGCTCACGCAATCTCCTCTCTAAATCAAGTATTCGCTACATGGGGCGCCACCCCTGGCTGATTGGCCTGTCGGTGCTTGGTGTTGCGTTAGGGGTTGCGCTGGTTGTATCGATTGATCTGGCCAATGAAAGTGCACGCCGTGCCTTCTCTTTGTCTAGCGAGCGGGTTACAGGGAAGGCAACCCATCAAATCGTAGCGTCAACGGGAAATCTGGATGAACAGGTCTATCGTGATATACGGATTGGGCTTGGTGTTCGCGAGGCTGCACCAGTTGTCGAAGGTTTTGTTCGCGTTTCAAAAGAACCGACGCGGACGTTGCAGATCCTTGGCGTCGACGCGCTTGCTGAAGCACCCTTTCGCGCGTACACCAACCAGGACGCCGGCGTTGACTTATCCCTTTTCATGGCAAAGCCCAATACCTGTTTGATTGCTGAAGAGACAGCACGAGCTTTTGCCGTTGAAGTAGGTGATACCCTATCGGTTATAGCAGGTGGACAGACGGCCGTCCTGACCCTCGCCGGCGTCTTGCAGGCTGAAGATGAACGCAGCGCCCAGGCCATGGCTGACCTGATGATCGTCGACATTGCAACCGCACAGGATTTATTCAGGATGCAAGGCGAACTGAGTCATGTGGACTTACTCCTTGCTGATACAGATGCCGGCGTGATCGAACAGACACGGATTGAAGAGGCTCTGCCGGGCGGTGTGCAACTAATGAGATCTGCAGCGCGGAGTTCTACTGTTGCCCAGATGACCCGGGCGTTTGAACTCAATCTTACCGCGCTCAGCATGCTGTCGATTATCGTCGGCATGTTTCTCGTCTACAATACGATGACGTTCTCGGTTGTTCAGCGTCGATGGCTGATTGGCCGCATGCGGACCCTCGGTGTGACGCGCAACGAAATTTTTCGCCTCATTCTCGGCGAAGCCGTGCTGATTGCCATTATCGGTACGGTACTCGGCCTGTTGCTTGGCATTGTATTGGGGCAGAGTCTGGTACAACTCGTGACCCAGACAATCAATGACCTGTATTACGTGCTCTCGGTGCGTGACATAGCGCTTGGCCCGATGACGCTTCTCAAAGGCGTAGCCCTGGGTGTAGGGGCTACGTTGTTTGCTGCGCTGGCGCCGGCTCGCGAAGCCACTGCATCAACGCCGGGCACCGTATTGCGTAGATCATTGGAGGAGACAACCTTCAAAAATCAAATGCCGCGGTTTGCCATTGCTGGTCTGATATTGGGATTGGCTGGTACCTTGTTACTGATGGCGCCCGGGCGAAACATTGCTGTCAGTTATGGTGCACTTTTTCTAGTCTTGGTCGGCTACGCACTGCTTATCCCCATTATGGTTGACCGGATGTCTGCATGGGTACGGCCTGTCATGGCGTATGTATTTGGTATGACGGGCAGGATGGCGGCTAGCGGTATTCGCACCTCGCTCAGCCGTACTTCTGTGGCAGTTGCCGCCCTGATGGTTGCTATTGCCGCCACAATAGGCGTAGGCGTCATGGTCAGCAGTTTTCGGCAAACGGTAACCGTATGGCTTGATCAGTCGTTGCAGGCAGATATTTATGTGTCACCGCCTAGCCTTGTCATGCGTCGGGTAGATGCTACGTTGGATGATGGGCTCGTAGAACGGTTTAAAGCAGCGGATGTCATTGCTGAAGCCAGTACAGGATTTCAAACCAAAGCCAATACCGATGTCGGTATTATTGATCTTGTATCGTTTGATCTTGCACCACCAAGCTTAACCTCGTTTACCTTTAAAGAAGGTGATGCTTCAACCATTTGGCCCGCGTTTACTAACGCCGGCGCCATCATTATATCCGAGCCGCTTTCCTATCGATACAACCTGCACGAAGGCGATGTGCTTACGTTGGATACCGACGCCGGCAAAAAGCCGTTTGAAATAGCGGGTGTCTATTTTGATTACGGATCGGATCTGGGGACGGCTTTGCTTGATCGGACAGCGTTTGAACAGAACTTTGGACAGGCCGCTGTGTCGACCATGGCGTTGTATTTGAAAGATGGTGTGGAGCCTGCAACTGCTATCGCGGAATTGAGAAAGCTGGTTGATGAAAACCAGGAGGTGCTGATTCGTGCGAATCAGACGTTGCGTGCACTATCTATGGATGTATTCGACCGCACGTTTACCATTACAAATGTACTCCGCTTACTGGCAATAGGCGTTGCTTTCATTGGCATTCTCAGTGCCTTGATGGCCTTGCAATTGGAGCGCGCCAAAGAATTGGCGGTCTTGCGGGCAACGGGTGTTACGCCCCGGCAAGTGTGGCGCTATATCACCCTGCAATCCGGACTTATGGGATTATTTGCCGGCCTGCTCGCGCTCCCGCTAGGACTCATCCTGGCCGGCGTGCTCATTTTTGTCATTAATAAACGCTCCTTTGGGTGGACCATGCAAGTGCAGGTTTCCCCGGAAGTACTGCTCCAGGCCCTCGTCCTCGCGCTTATTGCGGCGCTGCTGGCAGCCATTTATCCTGCATGGCGAATGGCGCAGGCAAATCCTGCTATGGCGTTGCGAGAGGAATGA